One part of the Haemophilus parainfluenzae genome encodes these proteins:
- the hypE gene encoding hydrogenase expression/formation protein HypE produces the protein MTDFITMAHGNGGATMQELIRDYFVEAFDNPILSQGEDQARIALQELNALGGTLSFSTDSFVIDPIFFPGGDIGKLAVCGTANDVAVCGAVPKYLSCGFILEEGLPLETLKKLIQSMAKACQSAGIQVVTGDTKVVQKGAIDKVFINTAGIGVIPNGLDWGVHRIQPGDQIIVSGTLGDHGATILNLRENLGIQTDLCSDCAVLAPLIDCIRPIEGVKAVRDATRGGVNAVLHEFAQAQKVGIQIDETILPIRQEVRGICELLGLDALNFANEGKLVIVVDKEKTAEILTALRRHPLGENATVIGEVTTDGKVRAVGLFGQSRLLDLPRNEPLPRIC, from the coding sequence ATGACTGATTTTATTACAATGGCACACGGAAATGGTGGTGCCACAATGCAAGAGTTGATCCGCGATTATTTTGTCGAGGCATTTGATAACCCAATACTTTCACAAGGCGAAGATCAGGCTCGCATTGCTTTACAAGAGTTGAATGCTTTAGGTGGGACTCTGTCATTTTCTACCGATAGCTTTGTGATTGATCCGATTTTTTTCCCTGGTGGTGATATCGGCAAATTGGCTGTATGTGGTACAGCTAACGATGTAGCGGTATGTGGTGCTGTACCAAAATATTTATCCTGTGGTTTCATTTTGGAAGAAGGTTTACCACTAGAAACTTTAAAAAAATTGATTCAATCCATGGCAAAAGCCTGCCAGTCAGCCGGTATTCAAGTGGTAACCGGTGATACCAAAGTGGTACAAAAAGGCGCGATAGATAAAGTGTTTATCAATACGGCAGGCATTGGTGTGATTCCAAACGGACTTGACTGGGGCGTACATCGCATTCAACCAGGTGATCAGATTATCGTGAGTGGTACTTTGGGTGATCATGGTGCAACCATTTTGAATTTACGCGAAAATCTCGGTATTCAAACAGATTTATGCAGTGATTGTGCCGTGCTTGCCCCGCTTATTGATTGTATTCGTCCGATTGAAGGGGTTAAAGCTGTACGCGATGCAACTCGTGGTGGTGTGAATGCGGTACTTCATGAATTTGCACAGGCACAGAAAGTGGGGATTCAAATTGATGAAACGATTTTACCGATTCGTCAGGAAGTACGCGGTATTTGCGAATTACTCGGTTTGGATGCATTAAATTTTGCTAATGAAGGTAAATTGGTGATTGTGGTGGATAAAGAAAAAACAGCAGAAATTCTGACCGCACTTCGTCGCCATCCATTAGGTGAAAATGCGACCGTAATCGGCGAGGTAACGACTGATGGCAAAGTTCGTGCTGTTGGTCTTTTCGGTCAAAGTCGTTTATTAGACTTACCACGCAACGAACCTTTACCACGAATTTGTTAA
- a CDS encoding HI1450 family dsDNA-mimic protein, which translates to MTTDIQKLDPDAAIDLAYDIFLEMAGENLDPADIMLFNLQFEDRGAVEFVETADDWEQEIGVLIDPDAFAEVWVGLVNEKDEMDDVFAKFLISHREEDREFHVIWKK; encoded by the coding sequence ATGACAACTGATATTCAAAAACTCGATCCCGATGCAGCGATTGATCTTGCTTATGATATTTTCTTAGAGATGGCAGGTGAAAATCTCGATCCCGCTGATATTATGCTATTCAATCTGCAATTTGAAGATCGTGGAGCTGTCGAGTTTGTCGAAACAGCAGACGATTGGGAACAAGAAATTGGGGTGTTAATCGATCCTGACGCTTTTGCTGAAGTTTGGGTAGGGTTAGTGAATGAGAAAGATGAAATGGATGATGTGTTTGCAAAATTCTTAATTTCACACCGAGAAGAAGATCGTGAATTCCACGTTATTTGGAAAAAATAA
- a CDS encoding IS3 family transposase, whose product MIQRLRTRYPLKWLLGFAQLARSTFFAKLQIKPDKDEELKKAIKRIKANHPDYGYRRVHASLPGVNHKKVQRLMQTLGLQVRSRKSKKFTTYRGTIGVIAPNHLERDFSATAPKQKWVTDITEFKAKDGSKVYLSPILDLFNNEIVSYNLSYSPNWAQVEDMLMQAVKGLNKACGVILHSDQGWQYQMVAYRRILAEHGIIQSMSRKGNCLDNAAMESFFGRLKTECFYGREFKTKEEIVDAVRDYLDYYNHRRIQLKLKGLSPIQYRKQSFK is encoded by the coding sequence ATTATCCAAAGGTTAAGAACACGCTATCCGTTAAAATGGCTTTTAGGCTTTGCACAGTTAGCGCGTAGTACGTTTTTTGCGAAACTTCAGATTAAACCGGATAAGGATGAGGAGCTGAAAAAGGCCATTAAACGCATCAAAGCCAATCATCCTGATTATGGCTACCGACGTGTTCATGCCAGCTTGCCAGGCGTGAATCATAAAAAAGTTCAACGTTTAATGCAGACACTTGGGCTTCAAGTGCGGTCAAGAAAAAGCAAGAAATTTACCACCTATCGAGGCACGATAGGGGTAATTGCACCGAATCATCTTGAACGCGATTTTAGTGCAACGGCCCCGAAACAAAAATGGGTGACAGATATCACCGAGTTTAAGGCGAAAGATGGGAGTAAAGTCTATTTATCTCCAATTTTAGACTTATTTAACAATGAGATAGTCTCCTATAATCTCAGCTATTCCCCAAATTGGGCGCAAGTAGAGGACATGTTAATGCAAGCCGTCAAAGGATTAAATAAAGCTTGTGGTGTCATTTTACATTCAGACCAGGGATGGCAATATCAAATGGTAGCTTATCGTCGAATTTTAGCTGAACATGGCATCATTCAAAGTATGTCGAGAAAAGGGAATTGCTTGGACAATGCCGCAATGGAAAGTTTCTTTGGGCGATTAAAAACGGAATGTTTTTATGGTCGGGAATTTAAAACAAAAGAAGAGATAGTTGATGCTGTCAGAGATTATTTGGATTACTATAATCATCGACGGATTCAACTAAAATTAAAAGGACTGAGTCCGATACAATATCGAAAACAATCCTTTAAATAA
- a CDS encoding helix-turn-helix domain-containing protein, giving the protein MGKHYTIEFKLQILQPILNGKMSIREAARFYNIPSNALVGTWLKRFEKSGIKGLIPRKPSGRPPMKPKYARMPPPPKTEEDRLRLRILQLEAEVAYLKELRRLRLQDEAEQRKLSKG; this is encoded by the coding sequence ATGGGTAAACACTACACAATCGAATTTAAATTACAAATTCTTCAACCTATTTTGAATGGAAAAATGAGTATTAGAGAAGCAGCTCGTTTTTACAATATTCCTTCCAACGCCCTAGTCGGGACATGGTTGAAACGGTTTGAAAAAAGTGGCATAAAGGGACTTATTCCCCGTAAACCATCAGGACGACCGCCTATGAAACCTAAATATGCCAGAATGCCACCGCCACCCAAAACTGAAGAAGACCGTTTACGCCTGAGAATTTTACAGCTTGAAGCGGAGGTAGCCTACCTAAAGGAGTTGAGAAGGCTCAGACTTCAGGACGAAGCCGAGCAACGGAAATTATCCAAAGGTTAA
- the ppc gene encoding phosphoenolpyruvate carboxylase gives MTNEYRTLRHNINMLGRFLGETINDAQGEDILTLIEKVRQLSKQSRAGDSQARKTLLDTLSTISNENIIPVARAFSHFLNLTNIAEQYQTVSRQHKDLQSSNRSLSALFQRLKAQNASKEEVYKTIENLLIELVLTAHPTETTRRSLVHKHVEINKCLSKLEHDDLTPKERGIIERLLLRLIAEAWHTNEIRTVRPTPFDEAKWGYAMIENSLWQGVPEFLRQLNEHSREFLGYDLPVGLRPVRISSWMGGDRDGNPFVTSKITQQVLYLARWKAADLFLNDIKSLADELSMVKCTPDFTAKYGEHLEPYRFVVKQLREKLIGTLDYFEDCMANRPPRVSQADIIMEDNQLWEPLYDCYQSLMACGMRIIANGSLLDILHRIRCFGVTLSQMDIRQESTRHTDAIAEITRYLGIGDYAQWSEAEKQSFLVRELNSRRPLIPAHWEPSAETQEILETCKVIAQQKQGVIACYIISMARSASDVLAVHLLLKEAGVPYHIPVVPLFETLDDLDASEGVMRQLFNIGWYRGVINNHQMVMIGYSDSAKDAGMMAASWAQYRAQEALVNLTEELGIELTLFHGRGGTIGRGGAPAHAALLSQPPRSLKNGLRVTEQGEMIRFKLGLPEVAVETFDLYASAILEANLLPPPEPKAEWRAVMDELSVTSCDIYRRVVRGDKDFVPYFRSATPEQELSKLPLGSRPAKRNPNGGVESLRAIPWIFAWMQNRLMLPAWLGAGAAIQKIVDEGKGHIIEEMCKAWPFFSTRVGMLEMVFSKTDTWLSEQYDHNLVKKELWYLGENLRNQLNADIKTVLSLSHKDELMADLPWIADSIALRNVYTDPLNLLQVELLRRFRESPENPSPDVEQALMITITGIAAGMRNTG, from the coding sequence ATGACTAATGAGTATCGCACTCTCCGCCATAATATTAATATGTTAGGGCGTTTTCTTGGAGAAACCATTAATGATGCGCAAGGCGAAGACATTCTTACCTTGATTGAAAAGGTTCGCCAATTATCCAAACAATCTCGAGCGGGCGATAGCCAAGCGCGTAAAACATTGTTGGATACTCTTTCCACCATTTCTAACGAAAACATTATTCCCGTTGCGCGTGCATTCAGCCATTTTCTTAACTTAACAAATATCGCTGAACAATACCAAACGGTCTCTCGCCAACATAAAGATTTACAATCCTCTAACCGTTCATTAAGTGCTTTATTTCAACGCTTAAAAGCACAAAATGCCTCAAAAGAAGAGGTTTACAAAACCATTGAAAACTTGCTCATTGAGCTTGTATTAACGGCACATCCAACCGAAACTACACGTCGTTCTTTAGTCCATAAACACGTTGAGATCAATAAATGCTTAAGCAAATTAGAGCACGATGATTTAACGCCTAAAGAACGCGGTATTATTGAACGATTGCTACTTCGTTTAATTGCTGAAGCGTGGCACACTAATGAGATCCGCACTGTTCGCCCGACGCCATTCGATGAAGCAAAATGGGGCTATGCCATGATCGAAAATAGCCTATGGCAAGGCGTGCCGGAATTCTTACGTCAATTAAATGAACATTCTCGTGAATTCTTAGGCTACGACTTACCTGTGGGCTTACGTCCTGTCCGAATTTCTTCTTGGATGGGCGGTGACCGTGATGGTAACCCGTTTGTCACCTCAAAAATAACCCAACAAGTGCTCTATCTTGCTCGTTGGAAAGCAGCGGATTTATTCTTAAATGACATCAAATCTCTTGCCGATGAATTATCCATGGTGAAATGCACACCAGACTTTACCGCAAAATATGGTGAACATTTAGAGCCTTATCGTTTTGTGGTCAAACAACTTCGTGAAAAACTTATCGGGACTCTTGATTACTTTGAAGATTGCATGGCAAATCGTCCGCCTCGTGTAAGTCAGGCGGATATCATCATGGAAGATAATCAACTTTGGGAACCGCTCTATGATTGCTATCAATCATTAATGGCGTGTGGCATGCGTATTATTGCCAATGGATCCTTATTGGATATTTTGCACCGTATTCGCTGTTTTGGGGTCACCCTTTCACAAATGGATATCCGTCAAGAAAGCACGCGTCATACCGATGCGATTGCTGAAATCACCCGTTATCTTGGCATTGGTGATTATGCACAATGGAGCGAAGCAGAAAAACAATCTTTCTTGGTTCGTGAATTAAATTCTCGCCGTCCATTAATTCCAGCCCATTGGGAGCCGTCTGCTGAAACCCAAGAGATTTTAGAGACTTGCAAAGTCATTGCCCAACAAAAACAAGGCGTGATTGCTTGCTATATTATTTCAATGGCAAGAAGTGCCTCTGATGTGCTTGCTGTGCATTTATTATTAAAAGAAGCGGGCGTGCCTTATCACATTCCTGTCGTACCACTCTTTGAAACCTTAGATGACTTAGATGCCTCTGAAGGTGTCATGCGTCAATTGTTTAATATTGGTTGGTATCGTGGCGTGATTAACAATCATCAAATGGTGATGATTGGTTATTCTGACTCAGCCAAAGATGCGGGAATGATGGCAGCTTCATGGGCACAATATCGTGCACAAGAAGCATTAGTCAATTTAACCGAAGAACTGGGTATTGAACTCACTTTATTCCATGGTCGTGGCGGTACAATCGGTCGAGGTGGTGCACCTGCACATGCAGCATTACTTTCTCAACCTCCACGTTCACTCAAAAATGGTTTACGTGTGACTGAACAAGGGGAAATGATCCGCTTTAAACTGGGTTTACCTGAAGTCGCAGTTGAAACCTTTGATCTTTACGCGAGTGCAATTTTAGAAGCAAACTTACTTCCACCACCAGAACCAAAAGCAGAATGGCGTGCGGTCATGGATGAGCTTTCCGTTACTTCATGTGACATTTACCGTCGTGTTGTTCGTGGAGATAAAGACTTCGTGCCTTATTTCCGCAGTGCTACACCGGAACAAGAACTGTCTAAACTACCACTTGGATCTCGCCCTGCAAAACGTAATCCAAATGGTGGCGTAGAAAGCTTACGTGCCATTCCATGGATTTTTGCTTGGATGCAAAACCGTTTAATGCTACCAGCATGGCTTGGTGCAGGGGCGGCAATTCAAAAAATTGTGGATGAAGGCAAAGGTCATATTATTGAAGAAATGTGTAAAGCGTGGCCATTCTTCTCTACTCGTGTAGGCATGTTAGAAATGGTGTTCAGTAAAACCGATACTTGGCTTTCAGAGCAATATGATCATAACTTAGTGAAAAAAGAGCTTTGGTACTTAGGTGAGAATCTGCGTAACCAACTGAATGCAGATATTAAAACCGTGCTTTCGCTTTCTCACAAAGATGAATTAATGGCGGACTTGCCATGGATCGCCGATTCTATTGCGTTACGTAATGTTTATACGGATCCACTCAATCTCCTTCAAGTGGAATTGCTCCGCCGTTTCCGTGAATCGCCTGAAAACCCAAGCCCTGATGTCGAACAAGCCTTGATGATTACCATCACAGGTATTGCCGCAGGTATGCGGAATACGGGCTAA
- the purR gene encoding HTH-type transcriptional repressor PurR, with protein MATIKDVAKMAGVSTTTVSHVINKTRFVAKETEEAVMQAIKNLKYSPSAVARSLKVNTTKSIGMIVTTSESPYFAEIIHAVEDHCYRQSYSLFLCNTQNDPEKIKNHLDMLAKKRVDGLLVMCSEYTSHSLDILSNAADIPMVVMDWGPNTDTDVIEDNSSTGGYIATKHLIDCGHKAIGLIAGELDKTTARTRYEGFVKAMNEANLPIHENWIMEGFFEPEDGYECMNKILVQDSLPTAVFCCNDVMALGAISAITEKGLRVPDDISIIGYDNIHSSRFYAPPLTTIHQSKSRLGAQAVNLLFERIANKDNDSHEKHRIAIHPELVLRKSVRTLA; from the coding sequence ATGGCAACAATTAAAGATGTCGCGAAGATGGCTGGTGTTTCAACTACCACAGTTTCCCATGTAATTAATAAAACCCGTTTTGTAGCAAAAGAAACCGAAGAAGCGGTGATGCAAGCCATTAAAAACTTGAAATATTCACCTAGTGCTGTTGCGCGGAGTTTGAAAGTCAATACGACAAAATCTATTGGGATGATTGTTACCACTAGTGAATCCCCTTATTTTGCTGAAATCATTCATGCCGTTGAAGATCATTGTTATCGCCAAAGCTATTCATTGTTTTTATGTAACACACAAAATGATCCAGAAAAGATTAAAAACCATTTAGACATGCTTGCCAAAAAACGTGTAGATGGCTTATTAGTCATGTGTTCTGAATATACATCCCATTCACTTGATATCCTTTCTAACGCAGCTGACATACCAATGGTTGTAATGGACTGGGGGCCTAATACTGATACAGATGTCATTGAAGATAATAGCTCTACGGGCGGATATATTGCGACTAAGCACTTAATTGATTGTGGTCATAAAGCCATTGGTCTTATTGCGGGGGAATTGGATAAAACTACCGCAAGAACACGTTATGAAGGTTTTGTGAAAGCCATGAATGAAGCCAATCTGCCAATTCATGAAAATTGGATTATGGAAGGTTTCTTCGAGCCTGAAGATGGTTACGAGTGTATGAATAAAATTCTCGTACAAGACAGCCTACCTACTGCTGTCTTCTGCTGTAATGATGTGATGGCATTAGGTGCAATTTCTGCTATTACAGAAAAAGGCTTGCGCGTGCCTGATGATATTTCGATTATTGGCTATGACAATATTCACTCATCACGTTTCTATGCACCGCCACTCACCACGATTCACCAATCTAAATCACGTTTAGGTGCACAGGCGGTTAATCTGTTATTTGAACGAATCGCCAATAAAGATAACGACAGCCACGAAAAACATCGTATTGCGATCCATCCAGAATTGGTACTACGAAAATCAGTCCGTACACTTGCATAA
- a CDS encoding glycosyltransferase family 25 protein, translated as MNKYLISLDKDVQRRELFFAQPDTADFAVFSAINTMQKEWDELAEVFNPTKFEQHYGRNVTKGEIGCTLSHLAVYRQIVEDQNVTENDYALVCEDDALFNANLSPNTTALLTEKCDADIVLIGQSKIAEFDDVELEINYPTTFSFLRQTVGDVTVAYPYKSYFAGTVAYLIKKSAARAFLKQLKQEKPFWLADDFLLFETQFQINNNVVRPLVAIENPQLVSNLEAIRGSKSNNLVKKLMKYPLKKILAVKKNLGK; from the coding sequence ATGAATAAATATTTGATTTCACTAGATAAAGATGTTCAGCGTCGTGAGCTGTTTTTTGCTCAACCTGATACCGCCGATTTTGCTGTATTTTCAGCGATTAATACCATGCAAAAAGAGTGGGATGAATTGGCTGAAGTATTCAATCCAACGAAGTTTGAACAGCATTATGGACGCAACGTCACAAAAGGCGAAATTGGTTGTACATTAAGCCATTTAGCGGTTTATCGTCAGATCGTAGAAGATCAAAATGTGACGGAAAATGACTATGCGTTAGTCTGTGAAGATGATGCGTTATTTAACGCTAATTTATCGCCAAACACAACCGCACTTTTAACCGAAAAATGCGATGCAGATATTGTATTAATCGGGCAGTCAAAAATTGCGGAATTTGATGATGTGGAATTGGAAATTAATTATCCGACAACCTTCTCATTTTTACGTCAAACAGTGGGTGATGTCACCGTAGCTTACCCATATAAAAGTTATTTTGCAGGCACGGTAGCATACTTAATTAAAAAATCAGCGGCACGTGCATTTTTAAAGCAACTCAAACAAGAAAAGCCGTTTTGGCTGGCTGATGATTTCTTATTATTTGAAACCCAATTCCAAATCAATAACAATGTGGTTCGTCCGCTTGTGGCCATTGAAAATCCACAGTTAGTGAGTAATTTGGAAGCGATTCGTGGTTCAAAATCTAATAATTTAGTAAAGAAATTAATGAAATATCCGCTCAAAAAAATCTTAGCGGTGAAAAAGAATTTAGGAAAATAA
- a CDS encoding glycosyltransferase family 2 protein — MFSIIVPSYNRKEEIPALLESLTKQTTYNFDVVIVDDCSKEPVEVTQSYPFAVKVIRNETNQGAAESRNIGARNADNDWLLFLDDDDRFANDKCQKLADVITEHADVNFVYHPAKCEMVNEGFSYVTNPIEPQEISVERILLANKIGGMPMIGVKKDLFLKIGGLSTALRSLEDYDFLLKLVQDPTFKACKVAEPLTYCTFHTKRSSVSTDTTNTQKAIDYIRENYVKTAEQEKNFAINAQYMLAYPHIMNLSRKAAFYYFEIFKLTKSIKQLIIAFVVLISPKLAINLKRFI; from the coding sequence ATGTTTAGTATCATCGTGCCTTCTTATAATCGGAAAGAAGAAATTCCTGCGTTATTGGAAAGTTTAACCAAGCAAACCACTTATAATTTTGATGTGGTGATTGTGGATGATTGTTCTAAAGAACCCGTTGAAGTGACACAATCTTATCCATTTGCAGTTAAAGTTATTCGTAACGAAACCAACCAAGGGGCAGCAGAAAGCCGTAATATCGGGGCAAGAAATGCCGATAATGATTGGTTGTTATTCCTTGATGATGATGATCGTTTTGCAAATGATAAATGTCAGAAATTAGCCGATGTGATTACCGAGCATGCTGATGTTAACTTTGTTTACCATCCAGCTAAATGTGAAATGGTGAATGAAGGCTTTAGCTATGTGACCAACCCAATTGAGCCACAAGAGATCAGCGTTGAACGAATTTTACTGGCGAATAAAATTGGTGGTATGCCGATGATTGGGGTGAAAAAAGATCTGTTTTTAAAAATTGGCGGATTATCAACCGCACTTCGTTCATTGGAAGACTATGATTTCTTGCTGAAACTTGTGCAAGATCCTACGTTTAAAGCGTGTAAAGTAGCAGAACCATTAACTTATTGTACGTTCCATACTAAGCGTTCTAGCGTATCAACGGATACGACTAATACGCAAAAAGCGATTGATTATATCCGTGAAAATTATGTGAAAACGGCAGAGCAAGAAAAGAATTTTGCCATCAACGCACAATATATGTTGGCTTACCCACATATAATGAATTTATCCCGTAAAGCGGCTTTTTACTATTTTGAGATTTTTAAATTAACGAAAAGTATTAAGCAGCTAATTATTGCCTTTGTGGTTCTAATTTCACCTAAATTGGCAATTAATTTGAAACGGTTTATATAG
- a CDS encoding glycosyltransferase family 2 protein encodes MKFSVLMSLYVKENPQYLRECFESLVAQTHPADEIVLVFDGAVTPELEAVVAEFETKLPLNLVKLPKNLGLGKALNEGLKHCSHDWVFRMDTDDICVPERFAKQVAFIEQHPDTIIFGGQIAEFGENIQDIVAYRHVPTDAQDIVKFTQKRCPFNHMTVAYQKSAVINCGGYEDLQEDYYLWIKLVAQGQNVANLPDILVYARVGNGMVGRRRGLNQAKAEWRLFKLKHRLGIQGLFSGLFTFVLRSGSRLLPTSLLKAVYNQFLRK; translated from the coding sequence ATGAAATTTTCAGTTTTAATGTCCTTATACGTTAAGGAAAATCCACAATATTTAAGAGAATGTTTTGAAAGTTTAGTGGCTCAAACCCATCCAGCAGATGAGATCGTATTGGTGTTTGATGGTGCGGTAACACCAGAATTGGAAGCCGTGGTTGCTGAATTCGAAACCAAATTACCCTTAAACTTAGTGAAGTTGCCAAAGAACTTAGGCTTAGGCAAAGCACTCAATGAAGGATTAAAACATTGTTCTCACGATTGGGTCTTCCGTATGGACACAGATGATATTTGTGTGCCAGAGCGTTTTGCGAAACAAGTGGCGTTTATTGAGCAACATCCGGATACGATTATTTTTGGTGGGCAGATTGCTGAGTTTGGCGAAAATATTCAAGACATCGTGGCATATCGTCATGTGCCGACTGATGCACAAGATATCGTTAAATTTACGCAAAAACGTTGTCCGTTCAATCACATGACGGTGGCATATCAAAAAAGTGCGGTCATTAATTGTGGTGGATATGAGGATTTACAGGAAGATTATTACCTGTGGATTAAGCTTGTAGCACAAGGTCAAAACGTGGCAAACTTGCCGGACATTTTAGTTTATGCCCGCGTGGGTAATGGCATGGTCGGGCGTCGTCGAGGTTTAAACCAAGCGAAAGCAGAATGGCGTTTATTTAAATTGAAACACCGCTTAGGTATTCAAGGTTTATTTTCAGGCCTATTCACCTTTGTCTTGCGTTCAGGTTCTCGCTTATTACCAACCTCGTTATTGAAAGCGGTTTATAACCAATTTTTACGCAAATAA
- a CDS encoding lytic murein transglycosylase, with protein sequence MNLISTLKMTALSTALLLVGCSSVSMVNSSAIYSKPRTLNNFNDYVQFLKGKAAAEGVSASVLNAQNNIQYMQKAVDLDRAQAGRSKRSADKPQLPNPNGTTNYLNKVLTQNKVDIAAERYWEVQAPLQQASQRYGVQQEYILALWGMESSFGHYQGRYDVLSALATLAFDGRREALFSKEFVNAMKMLERDHIQRHRMLGSWAGAMGQTQFMPSAFLNYAADGNNDGVKDIWTNQFDAFASIANYLHTVGWDNKLPWGVEVTLNQPLDLSLSGIEKNKARSLSDWQSKGITLASFSQQEQDKLTALSQADLWLVRPDKEVGRAFLVSNNYRTILDWNKSNYFGVSIGMFADRIKMATGL encoded by the coding sequence ATGAATTTAATCTCAACGTTAAAAATGACGGCATTATCGACCGCACTTTTATTAGTGGGCTGCTCGAGCGTTTCAATGGTAAATAGTAGTGCTATTTATAGTAAACCGAGAACTTTAAATAACTTCAATGATTATGTACAGTTTTTAAAAGGTAAAGCAGCGGCTGAAGGTGTATCGGCTTCAGTATTAAATGCGCAGAATAATATTCAGTATATGCAAAAGGCCGTGGATTTAGATCGTGCACAAGCGGGTAGAAGTAAACGTAGTGCAGATAAACCTCAATTACCCAATCCAAACGGCACAACCAATTATTTGAATAAAGTACTGACTCAAAACAAAGTGGATATTGCCGCAGAGCGTTATTGGGAAGTCCAAGCGCCATTACAACAAGCAAGCCAACGTTATGGTGTTCAACAGGAATATATCCTTGCCTTATGGGGTATGGAAAGTAGCTTTGGTCACTACCAAGGTCGCTATGATGTGCTTTCCGCTTTAGCCACATTAGCATTTGATGGCAGACGTGAAGCCTTATTCAGTAAAGAATTTGTGAATGCGATGAAAATGTTAGAACGTGATCATATTCAACGTCACAGAATGTTAGGCTCTTGGGCGGGCGCAATGGGACAAACTCAATTTATGCCAAGTGCATTCTTGAATTATGCGGCAGATGGTAATAATGATGGTGTGAAGGACATTTGGACGAACCAATTTGATGCGTTTGCTTCAATTGCAAATTATCTTCACACTGTAGGTTGGGATAACAAATTGCCTTGGGGCGTTGAAGTCACATTAAATCAACCATTAGATTTATCGCTTTCAGGCATTGAGAAAAACAAAGCTCGTTCATTAAGTGACTGGCAATCCAAAGGTATCACCTTAGCGAGCTTCAGCCAACAAGAACAAGATAAATTGACCGCACTTTCGCAAGCCGATCTTTGGTTAGTTCGTCCCGATAAAGAAGTTGGCCGTGCATTCTTGGTCTCCAATAACTACCGCACAATTTTAGATTGGAACAAATCAAACTATTTCGGCGTGAGTATTGGTATGTTTGCTGATCGCATTAAGATGGCCACCGGCTTGTAG